The Manihot esculenta cultivar AM560-2 chromosome 11, M.esculenta_v8, whole genome shotgun sequence genome includes a region encoding these proteins:
- the LOC110626972 gene encoding probable serine/threonine-protein kinase PIX13, with protein MGICWGSPATNPTPTTTGHLSSAGISQTTSSTISSRISNTTSSRSTNTASSQGSNVSGNSRFSGRGSDEASSNGQILPTDNLRIFSFAELKAATKNFRPDTVLGEGGFGRVFKGWLDEKSTGKSGSGNVIAVKKLNSESLQGFEEWQTEVQFLGRLSHPNLVRLIGYCWEEEELLLVYEFMQKGSLENHLFGRGSTVQPLPWDIRLKIAIGAARGLAFLHTSDKQVIYRDFKASNILLDGSYTAKISDFGLAKFGPSASQSHVTTRVMGTYGYAAPEYVTTGHLYVKSDVYGFGVVLIEILTGLRALDQNRPSGRHNLVDWIKPYLYDRRKLKNIMDSRLEGKYPSKAALKIAQLALNCIESEHRHRPSMKEVVETLEKIEASDEIPREPKARSNRQQTQQNLQQRSPLHPRPDKNRAYQQPLRAR; from the exons ATGGGGATTTGCTGGGGTTCTCCAGCTACTAATCCTACACCTACTACCACTGGTCATCTCAGTTCAG CTGGAATTTCTCAGACAACTAGCAGTACAATTTCTTCTCGCATCAGCAACACAACATCATCTCGAAGCACCAATACAGCGTCTTCTCAGGGCAGCAACGTCTCTGGGAATAGCAGATTTTCCGGGAGAGGCAGTGATGAGGCCTCTTCAAATGGGCAGATTTTGCCCACGGACAACTTGAGGATATTTTCTTTTGCAGAATTGAAGGCTGCTACCAAGAATTTCAGACCTGACACGGTGCTTGGAGAGGGAGGGTTTGGTAGAGTCTTCAAAGGTTGGCTTGATGAGAAGTCAACTGGAAAAAGTGGAAGTGGAAATGTAATTGCTGTCAAAAAGTTGAATTCTGAGAGCTTGCAAGGATTTGAAGAATGGCAG ACTGAGGTACAATTCTTGGGAAGGCTATCTCATCCTAACCTTGTAAGGCTGATAGGATATTGTTGGGAAGAAGAGGAGCTTCTCCTAGTTTATGAATTCATGCAAAAGGGAAGCCTGGAAAACCATCTATTTGGAA GGGGTTCAACTGTTCAGCCACTTCCATGGGACATACGACTAAAAATTGCCATAGGAGCAGCTCGAGGCCTTGCTTTCTTGCACACATCAGACAAGCAAGTGATTTACAGGGATTTTAAGGCATCAAACATATTGCTTGATGGG TCTTACACAGCCAAGATTTCGGATTTTGGTTTGGCAAAATTTGGGCCTTCAGCTAGTCAATCTCATGTGACAACGAGGGTGATGGGCACATATGGTTATGCTGCTCCTGAGTATGTTACGACAG GGCACTTGTATGTAAAAAGCGATGTGTATGGTTTCGGAGTAGTCCTGATTGAGATTTTGACCGGCTTACGGGCACTCGATCAAAACCGTCCAAGTGGGAGACATAATCTGGTGGACTGGATCAAACCATATTTATATGATAGAAGAAAGTTGAAGAACATTATGGACTCTCGATTAGAGGGGAAATATCCTTCAAAAGCTGCATTAAAAATAGCGCAGCTTGCTTTAAATTGTATCGAATCTGAACACAGGCATCGACCATCAATGAAAGAAGTTGTGGAAACACTGGAAAAGATTGAAGCAAGTGATGAGATACCAAGAGAGCCTAAAGCTCGTTCTAACCGCCAGCAAACCCAGCAAAATTTGCAGCAACGCTCTCCGCTTCATCCAAGGCCGGACAAAAACCGAGCGTATCAACAACCTCTACGAGCGAGGTAA
- the LOC110626971 gene encoding pentatricopeptide repeat-containing protein At2g17210 yields the protein MRFPTILSNSKLSNWILRIKEASSNGNFHEVISHYIQLKIAGPLPVYDSLFPPILKAFSYVSPKHGRAVHACLIKRGFESFTSIGNSIMSFYVKCADMDAARSGFDSMRCRDSVSWNILVHGFLDHGALVEGLWHFTSAKVAGFEPNISTLVLVIQACRNLSAKFEGLQLHCYLIQSGHCTISSIQNSLLCMYADDDMECARNMFDEMREKDVISWSVMIGGYVRSLEAQTGLQMFQEMVSNPAIEPDEVTMVSVLKACSYSVNIHTGRLVHGFLIRRGFVNDLFVNNSLIDMYSNCYDADSAFNIFKEMSRRNDVSWNCMISGLVLNENYSEALSVISSMQQEGTEADEVTLVNILQICKYFAHPYQCKAVHCVIIRHGCESNELLHNSLIDAYAKCKLIEHAWEVFIGMRRRDVVVWSTMIAGFAYCGMPDKAISVFQEMNKSTEIPNAVTIMNLLEACSVSADLNRSKWAHGVAVRRGLAVEVTVGTAIVVMYSKCGEIEASRKAFNQIRQKNIVTWSAMIASYGRNGLAHEALALLDEMKLHGLKPNALTIVSVLAACSHCGLVEEGLSIFKSMVEDHGLEPVSEHYSCIVGLLGRAGELDSAMELIKMMPESSKAGASVWGALLSACRNYGNTKLGREAASCVLELEPLNSAGYLLASSMFAADGLWVDATRMRLLAEERGKEATAGYSLIHADSKAS from the coding sequence ATGCGCTTTCCAACGATTCTCTCTAATTCAAAGCTCTCTAATTGGATTTTGAGAATCAAGGAGGCATCATCAAATGGAAATTTCCATGAAGTGATTTCACACTATATTCAACTGAAAATTGCAGGACCTCTACCGGTATATGATTCGCTCTTCCCTCCTATTCTCAAAGCATTTTCATATGTTTCCCCCAAGCATGGAAGGGCTGTTCATGCTTGCTTGATCAAGCGAGGATTTGAATCATTTACTTCTATTGGGAATTCCATCATGAGTTTTTACGTCAAGTGTGCCGACATGGATGCTGCAAGGAGCGGTTTTGACTCTATGAGGTGCAGAGATTCGGTTTCTTGGAATATTTTAGTTCATGGGTTTCTTGATCATGGTGCTTTGGTAGAAGGGTTGTGGCATTTCACTAGTGCTAAGGTTGCTGGGTTTGAACCCAACATTTCCACATTGGTACTTGTAATTCAAGCGTGTCGTAATCTTAGCGCGAAGTTTGAAGGGCTGCAATTACATTGTTATCTAATTCAGAGTGGGCATTGCACCATTTCTTCCATTCAGAATTCCTTGCTCTGCATGTATGCTGATGATGACATGGAATGTGCAAGAAATATGTTTGATGAAATGCGTGAGAAAGATGTCATCTCTTGGAGTGTGATGATAGGTGGTTATGTGCGGAGCCTGGAAGCTCAGACGGGGTTGCAGATGTTTCAAGAGATGGTATCAAACCCTGCGATTGAACCAGATGAAGTGACTATGGTCAGTGTTCTAAAAGCATGTTCCTATTCAGTGAACATACATACGGGTAGATTGGTGCACGGATTTTTGATTCGCAGAGGTTTTGTTAATGATTTGTTTGTCAATAACTCTTTGATTGATATGTATTCTAATTGTTATGATGCTGATTCtgcatttaatatttttaaggagATGTCTAGGAGGAACGATGTCTCATGGAATTGTATGATATCTGGATTAGTCCTTAATGAGAACTATTCAGAAGCTCTATCAGTGATTAGTTCAATGCAGCAGGAGGGGACTGAGGCAGATGAAGTGACTTTGGTGAATATTCTTCAAATCTGCAAATACTTTGCTCACCCATATCAGTGCAAAGCAGTCCACTGTGTGATAATCCGTCATGGATGTGAATCAAATGAATTACTGCATAATTCTCTTATTGATGCTTATGCAAAGTGCAAGCTTATTGAACATGCATGGGAAGTCTTTATTGGGATGAGGAGAAGAGATGTGGTTGTTTGGAGCACAATGATTGCTGGGTTTGCATATTGTGGTATGCCTGACAAAGCAATAAGTGTCTTCCAAGAGATGAACAAGTCAACAGAGATTCCTAATGCAGTTACCATTATGAATCTTCTCGAGGCTTGTTCAGTTTCAGCTGATTTGAATAGGTCAAAGTGGGCACATGGAGTTGCAGTTCGAAGAGGTTTAGCTGTAGAAGTGACAGTTGGAACTGCAATTGTCGTTATGTACTCCAAATGCGGGGAAATAGAGGCCTCAAGAAAGGCCTTCAATCAAATTCGCCAGAAAAATATAGTAACATGGAGCGCTATGATAGCTTCGTATGGGAGGAATGGTCTTGCCCATGAAGCCTTGGCATTGCTTGATGAAATGAAATTGCATGGCCTCAAGCCAAATGCTCTAACTATTGTCTCAGTGCTTGCTGCCTGTAGTCACTGTGGATTAGTTGAAGAGGGGCTCTCTATATTCAAGTCGATGGTTGAAGACCATGGGCTTGAACCAGTTTCTGAACATTACTCGTGCATTGTTGGCCTGTTAGGTCGTGCAGGAGAGCTCGATAGCGCAATGGAATTGATCAAGATGATGCCTGAAAGTTCTAAGGCTGGTGCAAGTGTTTGGGGGGCACTACTTAGTGCTTGCAGAAACTATGGGAATACTAAGCTTGGCAGAGAAGCTGCCTCTTGCGTTCTTGAGCTGGAGCCTCTAAATTCAGCTGGTTATTTATTGGCATCAAGCATGTTTGCTGCTGATGGTTTGTGGGTTGATGCAACTAGGATGAGATTATTAGCCGAGGAAAGAGGAAAAGAGGCTACTGCTGGTTACAGCTTAATACATGCTGATAGCAAGGCGAGTTGA